TCAGCGAGGCAATTGCCGCCTTGGTCATGCAGTAAAGCGCGTGGTTCAGCCCCGGAGCCTTGCCGCCCCAGCAGGACGCGGTGTTGACGATGGCGCCGCCGCCGGTTTCAGCCATCAGCGGGATTGCGGCGCGGCAGATGCGGAACGGCGCCTGCACATTGACGCCCATCGACAGGTCCCAGTCGGCATCCGAGGTCTCTGTCACCGGGCCGCGGGTGATGACGCCGGCGTTGTTGATAACAATATCCAGCCCGCCAAGCGCCTCTGCGGTGGCCAGCGGCAGGGTGTTGGCATAATCCGCGTCCAGCAGATCGCCGGGCAGATGCGCTTCGGCCTCAATACCGCTGGTGTCGCGGTCGGCAACCGCCACCTTGACGCCAGCGGCGCGCAGGCGTTCCACGATGGAGGCACCGATGCCCCCTGCTGCGCCGGTGACCAGCGCGCATTTTCCCTGAAATTCCATAATTCTGTCTCCAATCAAAAGGATGCCACCGGCGCGCCGAACAGGCTCTCGTCCGGGGTGATGCCCAGGCCGGGACCTTGCGGGACGCTGATATGGCCACCCTCGATGCGGATACCGTTTTCCGCGTCGTAGTTGCCCTCGATATAGGGGGCCGCCAGCCAGACACCCTCCAGCAGGTCCGGCTTAACGGTGGCGCCGATATGGGTGCAGGCCGCCGCAATGATATCGCCGCCCCAGCTGTCGTCGCAGGTGTGCGGCAGGTTGCGCGCCTCGCAGATGTCGCGGAAGGCGCGCATCGGCTGCAGGCCGCCAATCCGTGTCACCTTCATGCCGAACCCATCGACCAGCCCGGTGCCGGCGGCAGTGATCACCGTGTTCAGGCTGGTGCTGTTTTCATCCATGTAGAGGCCGTGGGTTATCTGCGGGCGGATTTTCTGCAGATCTTCCAACGTGTTGCAGGGCTGCTCCATGATAAAGGGGATCTCAGGGCATTCGCGGCTGACGCGCAGCGCATCCCGCGTGGTCCAGCCGCGGTTGCCGTCCACCGCCAGCCGCATGCCGGAACCGCCAATCTGTTCCCAGACCTTGCGAATGGTCTCAATGTCCAGTTCCACAGGCCGTCCGCCGACCTTGACCTGCAGGCGGGGATAGCCCTCGGCCAGTTTCCCGGCAGCCAGCCGCGCGATATCATCGGGCGCGCCGACGCCGGTGGCATAGTAGGAGGGCACGCGGTCGGTGAACGCACCGCCCAAAAGGGTTGAGACGCTGACGCCGAACTGCTTGCCCAAGAGATCATGCGCAGCGATGTCGATGGCGGCCTTGGCGTAATTGTGTCCGTTCAGCAGCCCGTCCATGCGCCGGTGCAGGGTCACGGGTGCGATTTCGGCGCCGATCAGCCCCTCTGCCATCGCGGCCAGCGCTGCGCGGGCGCCGCCGGCGTGGGATTCGGCGTAAGTGGGGCCAACCGGACAGGTCTCGCCCCAGCCTTCCAACCCGTTGTCCGCCACCAGCTTCACCAGCGTTGTGTCCAGCGACCAAACCGCGGCGTTGGCCATGGTGTAGGGGCCGTTTTTCACCGGCAGATCGTGCTGATAAATATGGATTTCCGCGATTTTCATATGCTTGCCCTGTTGGAAAAAAGGCCCGCCCGCTAATCGCCGGGGCGGGCCAGTCGGGGGAAAGGTCAGTAGCTTTGGTTCAGCTCATCCGCAGCGGGGATTTCGCGTTCGCGCCGGGCGATGTAGTCCAGCAATTCTTCGTTCCTGGCCTCGTCCAGCTTCGGCTCCTGGTATTCCGACAGCAGCTTCTTGGCACGGGTCAGGGCGCGTTCGGTGATCTCAACCCCGCCTTCGGCCTGCCATTGCTCGATCGAGTTGTTGTCGAACATCTCCGGCATAAAAAACGCCTCCTGGAAATTCTCCTGGGTATGCGGATGGCCCAGATAATGGCCGCCCGGCCCGACATCCGGCACCGCCGACAGCGCCTGATCAAAGTCATGCCATTTCGGCCCCTCTGCCATCCGGTAGGCCATCGCGCATTGCTCGGCATCGACGATGAACTTGGCGACGGAACAATGCATCCCGGCCTCGTTCCAGCCCGCCGAATGCCAGATATAGTTGGCGCCGGCATGCATCACCGCCTGCAGTGTGGTGGCGCTCTCATAGCCCGCCTGCGCGTCGAACGTCTTGGCCCCGCCCAGCGTGTTGGAGGTCCGCCACGGCACGCCATAGTAGCGCGCCATCTGGCCGATCATGAAGTTCATCAGGCTGATTTCCGGCGTCCCCGCCATCGGCGCGCCGGACTTCATGCTGACGGTCGACAGGTAATGGCCATAGATCGCAGGCGCGCCCTTGCGGATCACCTGGGTATAGGCCAGCGCGCTCAGCGCCTCGGCATTCAGCTGCGCCACGGTGGCGGGGACCGAGGCAGGCGTATTGGCGCCGCCCAGCACAAACGGCGAGCACAGCACCGGCTGGTTGCGGCGGCAATAGGCGCGCATTGCGCCCAGCATGGTTTCGTCCCAGACCAGCGGCGAGTTGCCGTTGCAATTGCCGGTCACCACCGGGTGGCTGTCGATGAAATCCGCGCCGAACAGGATCGCGCACATGTCCAGCACATCCTCGGCGTTCTTAGGCGAAGTGGTCATGCCCATGAACGTCTTGTCGGAATATTTCATCGACGAATAGGTGATCCGCAGATGCCGCTGGCTGATCGGGTGATCATAGGGCTCCACGATGTGATGCGCCGAGGAGTGCAAGGACGGCATCATATGCGCCAGCTTGTGGAACATCGCCAGGTCGTCCATCATCGGGTTGCGGCGCACGTCGTCCAGATCGCGCAGGAACGGCGCGCCGGTCATCGGGATGAACATCGAATGCTTGCCGCCCAGGCGCAGGTTCTTTTGCGGATCGCGCGCGTGATAGGTAAAGTCGCTGGGGATTGTCGCAATCAGCTCCCGCACCAATCCGCGGTCCAGATAGACCAGCTCGCCCTCGACCTTGGCGCCGGCGCGCTTCCAGTCTTCCAGCGCAATCGGATCGCGGAACTGGACGCCCACGTTTTCCAGAATATCCATCGAGGCGTTGTCGATCATCTCGACTTGGGCGCCATCCATCACCTCGCACAGGGGGATATTGCGGGTCAGGCCCGGGAGCATGTCGAATTTCGGGGCGGTGCGCAGGGCGCGGCGGGCGGTGCGGCCGCCCGAGCGCGAACGGGTCGCAGTGGCTTGCTCAGTCATGGCAGGGGTCTCCTTTGACGGAGAGTTTTTCTGAAATTTCCGGGCTTCACCTGCAGGATTACGAAATGCGATTGCAAAAACCGACACTCCGCCCGGCGGAAGCGGCCAGGGGGCTGCTGCCTTGCTTTGCGGCGGATTCTCCGACCCTGTCAGACCTCAAATCAGACCCTAAGTAACGCCTGTTCGGGCAAAAACCGGGGGAATCCCCGATCTGCCGCGACTCAGCCTATGCGCCATCTACGGATCATCTACAAAGAGGGCCGGAAAATGCGCTTTTCCCGACCGCGCCTGGCAGAACTTGATTTAAATGTTTTATTTCAATACATTACCCATCACTTACGGACAAAGCCGGCCTTCGGTCAGAAACCCCGGACATCCGCCTGCAACCTGTAAATGAAGGAATCTATTGCAAAACACTGTGCGCATTGCGTATAGAAACGATAAATAAAGCGCTGACGCAAAACAGCGTTACTATCGAGAGGGCAGCAGTTGGCAGTAGCACTCCACATCAATCAGCGAATCCGCGAAAACGCGGAAAGCCTCAGTGCGGCTCTCGAAAGCCACATGCTGGCGAGTTTCGCGCCGGATGCAAGGAAGGAATTGCGTCTGTTCAGCGCCGGCGAAGCGGCGGAAATGCTGGGCATTTCCTCCAGTTTCCTGCGCAAGCTGCATTTTGACGGCAAACTGCCCGAGGTGCACACCACGCCGGGCGGGCGGCGCCACTATTCCGCCGCTGATCTGCTGGAAATGCGCAAGATCCTGGATGCCGCGGCCAAAACGCCCGGCACCTATCTGCGCGGCCGCCGCGACGGCGACAAGGTGCAGGTGCTGTCCTTCCTGAACTTCAAGGGCGGCTCGGGCAAGACCACCTCGTCCATCCACACCGCCCAGCGGCTGGCGCTGAAAGGCTACCGGGTGCTGGCAGTGGATATCGACCCGCAGGCGTCTTTGACGACGCTTTTCGGCTATCGGCCCGAGGTCGATTTCCTTGAAACAGGGACGATTTATGACGCAATCCGCTATGAAGACCCCCTGCCCCTGCGCCAGATCATCCAGCAGACTTACTTCAGCGGTCTGGATCTGGCCCCCGGCGGGCTGATCCTGCAGGAATTCGAGCATGAGACGCCTCAAGCCCTTTTGAACAACGTTCAACCAGCGTTTTTCTCGCGCATGGCCGCAGCATTGCAGGAGGTCGAGAAGGATTACGACGTGATCATCTTCGACTGCCCGCCGCAGCTGGGCTACCTGACCATGTCGGCGCTCTGTGCCTCGACCGGCGTGATCATCACCGTGGTGCCGAACATGCTCGACATCGCGTCGATGTCGCAGTTCCTGCAGATGTCAGCCGAACTGCTGGATGTTGTGTCTAATGCGGGCGCCGCGCTGGAGTTTGATTTTCTGCGCTTCCTGATCAACCGGTACGAACCCAACGACGGACCGCAGCAACAGGTGGTTGCCTTCATGCGGCAGCTGTTCGGCGAAGAAGTCATGGTGGCCCCGATGCTGAAATCCACCGCGATTTCCGACGCAGGACTGACCCAGCAGACCGTTTACGAGGTGGAAAGATCCCAGTTTCACAGGTCAACCTATGACCGTGCGGTCGATTCACTGAATCAAGTTAACGATGAAATAGAATCGCTCCTTCAACACGCATGGAGGCGTTGATGGCACGCAAAGGCATTCTCAGCACGGCCCTGAACACCCCCGCAGCATCCGCTGGCGGGCCGAAACCCAAAATGATGCCGCGCGGCGCCGTCGGGGCGCTGCAGTCCTCGCTCAGCAAGCTGCAGGAAAGCGCGGTGCAGGAGATCGACACCGCGCTGATCGACGATGCGGGCTATGAGGACCGCCTGGGCATGGACGGGGCGGCTTTCAACCAGTTGAAGGACAGCCTGCAGACCTATGGCCAGCAGGTGCCGGTGCTGCTGCGCCCGCATCCCAAGACACAGGGGCGGTTCGAAATCGTCTATGGCCGCCGCCGCCTGAAGGCGCTGCGCGAGCTGGGCCAGCCGGTCAAGGCGATGGTG
The nucleotide sequence above comes from Leisingera sp. NJS204. Encoded proteins:
- a CDS encoding SDR family NAD(P)-dependent oxidoreductase, which gives rise to MEFQGKCALVTGAAGGIGASIVERLRAAGVKVAVADRDTSGIEAEAHLPGDLLDADYANTLPLATAEALGGLDIVINNAGVITRGPVTETSDADWDLSMGVNVQAPFRICRAAIPLMAETGGGAIVNTASCWGGKAPGLNHALYCMTKAAIASLTQCMGMDHAHQGIRINAVCPNEVNTPMLRSGFAKRGFDPDSAVAELGKSVPLGRIAEPEDIADVVLFLASDAARYMCGALVEVNGGKPVS
- a CDS encoding trimethylamine methyltransferase family protein, with protein sequence MTEQATATRSRSGGRTARRALRTAPKFDMLPGLTRNIPLCEVMDGAQVEMIDNASMDILENVGVQFRDPIALEDWKRAGAKVEGELVYLDRGLVRELIATIPSDFTYHARDPQKNLRLGGKHSMFIPMTGAPFLRDLDDVRRNPMMDDLAMFHKLAHMMPSLHSSAHHIVEPYDHPISQRHLRITYSSMKYSDKTFMGMTTSPKNAEDVLDMCAILFGADFIDSHPVVTGNCNGNSPLVWDETMLGAMRAYCRRNQPVLCSPFVLGGANTPASVPATVAQLNAEALSALAYTQVIRKGAPAIYGHYLSTVSMKSGAPMAGTPEISLMNFMIGQMARYYGVPWRTSNTLGGAKTFDAQAGYESATTLQAVMHAGANYIWHSAGWNEAGMHCSVAKFIVDAEQCAMAYRMAEGPKWHDFDQALSAVPDVGPGGHYLGHPHTQENFQEAFFMPEMFDNNSIEQWQAEGGVEITERALTRAKKLLSEYQEPKLDEARNEELLDYIARREREIPAADELNQSY
- a CDS encoding mandelate racemase/muconate lactonizing enzyme family protein; the encoded protein is MKIAEIHIYQHDLPVKNGPYTMANAAVWSLDTTLVKLVADNGLEGWGETCPVGPTYAESHAGGARAALAAMAEGLIGAEIAPVTLHRRMDGLLNGHNYAKAAIDIAAHDLLGKQFGVSVSTLLGGAFTDRVPSYYATGVGAPDDIARLAAGKLAEGYPRLQVKVGGRPVELDIETIRKVWEQIGGSGMRLAVDGNRGWTTRDALRVSRECPEIPFIMEQPCNTLEDLQKIRPQITHGLYMDENSTSLNTVITAAGTGLVDGFGMKVTRIGGLQPMRAFRDICEARNLPHTCDDSWGGDIIAAACTHIGATVKPDLLEGVWLAAPYIEGNYDAENGIRIEGGHISVPQGPGLGITPDESLFGAPVASF
- the repA gene encoding plasmid partitioning protein RepA, translated to MAVALHINQRIRENAESLSAALESHMLASFAPDARKELRLFSAGEAAEMLGISSSFLRKLHFDGKLPEVHTTPGGRRHYSAADLLEMRKILDAAAKTPGTYLRGRRDGDKVQVLSFLNFKGGSGKTTSSIHTAQRLALKGYRVLAVDIDPQASLTTLFGYRPEVDFLETGTIYDAIRYEDPLPLRQIIQQTYFSGLDLAPGGLILQEFEHETPQALLNNVQPAFFSRMAAALQEVEKDYDVIIFDCPPQLGYLTMSALCASTGVIITVVPNMLDIASMSQFLQMSAELLDVVSNAGAALEFDFLRFLINRYEPNDGPQQQVVAFMRQLFGEEVMVAPMLKSTAISDAGLTQQTVYEVERSQFHRSTYDRAVDSLNQVNDEIESLLQHAWRR